Proteins from a genomic interval of Acomys russatus chromosome 19, mAcoRus1.1, whole genome shotgun sequence:
- the Cnfn gene encoding cornifelin isoform X2 produces MSYPVTSQPQCASTCYQTQLSDWHTGLTDCCNDMPVCLCGTFAPLCLACRISDDFGECCCAPYLPGGLHSLRTGMRERYHIQGSVGHDWAALTFCLPCALCQMARELKIRE; encoded by the exons ATGTCTTATCCGGTGACTAGTCAGCCTCAGTGTGCTAGCACGTGCTACCAGACACAGCTCAGCGACTGGCACACGGGCCTCACCGACTGCTGCAACGACATGCCTGTCT GTCTCTGCGGCACTTTCGCTCCACTGTGCCTAGCCTGCCGCATTTCTGACGACTTTGGGGAGTGCTGCTGTGCGCCGTACCTGCCTGGAGGCCTGCACTCTCTGCGCACCGGCATGCGGGAGCGCTACCACATTCAG GGTTCCGTCGGGCACGACTGGGCTGCCCTCACCTTTTGCCTGCCCTGCGCCCTCTGTCAGATGGCACGGGAACTGAAGATCCGAGAGTAA
- the Cnfn gene encoding cornifelin isoform X1, whose protein sequence is MQFEMHDNVKGKAMSYPVTSQPQCASTCYQTQLSDWHTGLTDCCNDMPVCLCGTFAPLCLACRISDDFGECCCAPYLPGGLHSLRTGMRERYHIQGSVGHDWAALTFCLPCALCQMARELKIRE, encoded by the exons ATGCAGTTTGAGATGCATGACAACGTGAAAGGCAAAG CCATGTCTTATCCGGTGACTAGTCAGCCTCAGTGTGCTAGCACGTGCTACCAGACACAGCTCAGCGACTGGCACACGGGCCTCACCGACTGCTGCAACGACATGCCTGTCT GTCTCTGCGGCACTTTCGCTCCACTGTGCCTAGCCTGCCGCATTTCTGACGACTTTGGGGAGTGCTGCTGTGCGCCGTACCTGCCTGGAGGCCTGCACTCTCTGCGCACCGGCATGCGGGAGCGCTACCACATTCAG GGTTCCGTCGGGCACGACTGGGCTGCCCTCACCTTTTGCCTGCCCTGCGCCCTCTGTCAGATGGCACGGGAACTGAAGATCCGAGAGTAA